A window from Calliopsis andreniformis isolate RMS-2024a unplaced genomic scaffold, iyCalAndr_principal scaffold0001, whole genome shotgun sequence encodes these proteins:
- the LOC143186432 gene encoding uncharacterized protein LOC143186432, giving the protein MSSLDITTPERDIEIVGESRASTGFIVVGILYKIVNTITHHKDRQHWRLRLVRIVSISRTTSGFVVVGNSTTEQPRTVTRGSSELTDFVPLQPLLRQLKSLTLERGRIKSALTRFKTFVYSLKPDADIDSLDMRFKKNQQLYDKFDQVQSQIEILVADTDQETVHINERDAFETAYFDLMAKVEKYIAKFRSSNQPAATSNASPLTLVETQNTPRLPTIVLPSFDGNYNNWLKFRDTFESLIHNNESLTDIQRFHYLNSALKGPAARVIQSLGVSDANYKLAWATLKRRFEDVKSLIHHHASALLELPRVHKQSSVALREFIDTANNHILALGALGESIHTWDILVILILTNKLDSCTCKEWEKLYLGMTDSPKFKDFVEFIEQQAKLLERLSSKAINNQPKLGNTHVEYSKSRNRIDQVASHVVSTDSQCLFCKAGHLLQNCTKLKAMPYAERHETVKKLQCCFNCLQQGHSIKGCTRGKCRVCGKKHHTLLHRDNAIVERVGNAQVTTHAASSDTPIQSCVSNSNSSTSMSYTVLSTALVYIQDINGEFHECRALLDVGSQAHFISESFCKKLGLPSTVIDAKVGGLGKANNSIRAKLEIKLKSRCNSFQSNISCFVIRDITEDMPSVPLGGTAIPIPEGITLADPHFASPSRVDLLIGAGLFWQLLCIGQHKIPFENLVWQKTRLGWVLGGSLNWSVNNSKKPVDTCHIVSNESLQKAISQFWEIENYNYTPVKQVNIENVCEQYFKDTITRNNEGRYIVSVPFNNKIHELGESRSQAEKRLFNMERKFFKQSELRNQYIEFMKEYEKLGHMSRISEDLIKPDFCYYLPHHAVYKESSTTTKLRVVFDGSAKTSSGISLNDAQFIGVTVQSDLFSILLRFRKHRFILSADIEKMYRQILVRPADRKFQRILWRSNVNLPISTYELNTITYGTASAPFLATRVLKEIGLEHSEGYPLASRAIIEDFYVDDLLTGCDTVLDALVLKKELNQILNQAGFHLRKWASNDSRILSNLDNSRQSLEIKDADKESKTLGLLWLLEPDELQYSVKSHLRNRITKRTVLSETAQIFDPLGLIGPVITTAKLFMQRIWQLQLEWDETLPQDLHTQWTTFRSELVIISSFSIPRRVVCDNVQQVELHGFSDASEKAYGACVYLRTWDTSGIWTVRLLCAKSRVAPLKSISLPRLELCAALLLAQLISKVKDSIQLNIDQMYFWSDSTIVIAWLRGQPMRWKTFVANRISEIQDLTDIDSWKHISSSDNPADVISRGTSPKNLKDNSLWWFGPAWLIQDISQWPSANEAIPEIVPEERKGQTGFISSLSAVPRQTVDIFLKYSSFTKLRRVTAYCLKFIRTTLERVHSSKNRGIQVNVQGNRTHKPLTTDELLDAQIVLIKLVQEESFAKELDSLKANKLLPLKSKLILLNPFLDERGVIRVGGRLRNAPTNFDQKHPVIVPMNHPFTTLLVKHEHHRLLHAGIQQTLASLRSRFWILSGKSVVKKKKKKKILRKCVRCFRATPTGISYVMGNLPASRVTPARPFNTCGVDYAGPFLLKERGRSKITYKSYICIFVCFVTKAIHIELATDLSTEAFLNCLYRFIARRGRIRCIYSDNGTNFVGAKHELNEISKLLNNRAHNERVENILSQEDIQWHLIPPYSPHFGGLWESAVKSTKYHLKRVIGDQRLTFEELYTILTQIEACLNSRPLQPLSNDPTDLTPLTPGHFLVGDALTAPPQVDLLHIKLNRLNRYQLVQQTVQHFWKRWQQEYLHELQQRYKWQMNNSSDIRIGMLVVIREDNTPPLRWRLGRIVELHPGSDGIVRVVSIKVPEGIIKRPSTKICVLPIEEESADTST; this is encoded by the exons ATGTCATCATTGGACATCACCACTCCTGAACGAGATA TCGAGATAGTTGGTGAGAGCAGAGCTTCAACGGGGTTCATCGTCGTTGGAATTTTATACAAGATAGTTAATACTATCACGCATCATAAGGATCGTCAGCATTGGAGGTTACGCCTAGTCAGGATAGTCAGTATTAGCAGAACTACATCAGGGTTTGTCGTCGTTGGAAATTCTACAACAGAACAGCCAAGGACAGTGACACGAGGATCATCAGAGTTGACAGACTTCGTTCCTTTACAACCACTCCTAC GTCAATTGAAATCACTCACGTTAGAACGCGGTCGTATAAAGTCGGCTTTGACTCGTTTTAAAACTTTCGTTTATTCATTGAAACCTGATGCGGACATAGACTCGTTAGATATGCGGTTTAAGAAGAATCAGCAACTGTATGACAAGTTTGATCAAGTGCAGAGTCAGATAGAAATCTTAGTTGCAGATACTGATCAGGAGACAGTGCATATCAATGAACGCGACGCATTCGAAACAGCATATTTTGATCTTATGGCGAAGGTAGAGAAATATATTGCTAAATTTCGTTCATCTAACCAACCCGCGGCAACATCGAATGCATCGCCTTTGACTTTAGTAGAAACACAGAATACACCGCGACTTCCAACAATTGTGTTACCGAGTTTCGATGGAAATTATAATAACTGGTTAAAATTTCGCGATACTTTTGAGTCACTGATTCATAACAATGAATCTCTGACAGATATACAGCGGTTTCATTATTTAAATTCTGCACTAAAGGGTCCTGCAGCACGCGTCATACAATCATTGGGTGTTTCTGATGCAAATTATAAACTCGCATGGGCTACTTTGAAAAGACGTTTTGAAGATGTTAAATCGTTGATTCATCACCATGCTAGTGCATTATTAGAATTGCCACGTGTTCACAAGCAAAGTAGTGTCGCACTTCGTGAGTTTATTGACACGGCCAATAATCATATCCTTGCGTTAGGTGCTTTAGGCGAATCCATTCATACGTGGGATATTTTAGTAATTTTGATTTTAACAAACAAGTTAGATTCATGTACTTGCAAGGAATGGGAAAAACTGTATCTTGGTATGACCGACAGTCCTAAATTTAAGGATTTCGTAGAATTTATAGAACAACAGGCTAAACTTCTTGAACGACTATCGTCAAAGGCAATAAATAACCAACCAAAATTAGGTAATACACACGTGGAATATAGTAAATCAAGAAATAGAATTGATCAAGTAGCATCTCATGTAGTAAGTACTGATAGTcagtgtttattttgtaaagCAGGACACTTATTACAAAATTGTACAAAACTTAAGGCAATGCCATATGCCGAAAGACATGAAACAGTTAAGAAATTACAATGTTGCTTTAATTGTTTGCAGCAGGGACATAGCATTAAGGGCTGTACACGCGGAAAATGTAGAGTATGTGGTAAAAAACACCACACATTATTACACCGCGATAACGCGATTGTAGAACGAGTCGGAAATGCTCAAGTTACAACACATGCCGCGTCCTCTGATAcacctattcaatcttgtgtgtCCAATTCCAACAGTAGTACATCAATGAGTTATACTGTATTATCCACAGCATTAGTATATATTCAAGATATTAATGGTGAATTTCATGAATGTCGAGCATTGTTAGACGTAGGCTCACAGGCACATTTTATATCTGAATCGTTTTGCAAAAAATTGGGACTTCCTTCTACAGTCATAGACGCAAAAGTTGGTGGACTAGGTAAGGCAAATAATTCAATTCGTGCAAAACTTGAAATTAAGCTTAAATCAAGGTGTAATAGTTTTCAATCTAACATATCGTGTTTTGTAATAAGAGACATAACTGAAGATATGCCTAGTGTACCActtggtggaacagctattcccATACCGGAGGGTATCACTTTAGCTGATCCTCATTTTGCTAGCCCAAGTCGTGTTGATCTGCTTATAGGTGCAGGGCTTTTTTGGCAGTTATTGTGTATCGGTCAACATAAAATCCCGTTCGAAAATTTAGTTTGGCAGAAGACGCGACTGGGTTGGGTGTTAGGAGGAAGTTTAAATTGGTCAGTTAATAATTCCAAAAAACCTGTTGATACGTGTCACATAGTCTCAAACGAAAGTTTGCAGAAAGCAATTTCTCAATTTTGGGAGATTGAAAATTACAATTACACACCAGTTAAGCAAGTAAATATAGAGAATGTGTGTGAACAATATTTCAAGGATACAATAACACGTAACAACGAAGGTAGATATATAGTTAGTGTAcctttcaataataaaattcatGAATTAGGAGAATCGCGTAGTCAGGCCGAAAAACGATTATTCAATATGGAGAGGAAATTCTTTAAACAATCAGAATTACGTAACCAATATATAGAATTTATGAAGGAATACGAGAAATTAGGACATATGTCACGAATTAGTGAAGATTTAATCAAACCAGATTTTTGCTACTATTTGCCACATCATGCAGTGTACAAAGAATCTAGTACCACTACGAAACTTCGTGTTGTTTTCGACGGTTCTGCGAAAACTTCTAGCGGTATATCTTTGAACGATGCGCAATTCATAGGTGTTACTGTTCAAAGTGATCTGTTCTCAATTCTACTTCGATTTAGGAAACATAGATTTATTCTTTCGGCTGACATAGAAAAAATGTATAGACAAATACTCGTTCGTCCCGCAGATCGGAAGTTTCAAAGAATTCTTTGGCGATCAAACGTAAATCTTCCAATTAGTACATATGAATTAAATACGATTACGTATGGTACAGCTTCGGCTCCATTTTTAGCCACTAGAGTATTAAAGGAGATAGGATTAGAACATTCGGAAGGCTATCCACTAGCTAGTCGGGCAATTATAGAAGATTTTTACGTCGATGACTTACTTACGGGTTGTGATACAGTGCTAGATGCTTTAGTTTTGAAAAAGGAATTAAATCAAATTCTGAACCAGGCAGGATTTCATTTACGAAAATGGGCAAGCAATGATAGTAGAATATTAAGCAATTTAGATAATTCTCGTCAAAGTTTAGAAATTAAGGATGCAGATAAGGAATCCAAAACtttaggtttattatggttattagagcCTGATGAACTGCAGTATTCAGTTAAATCTCATCTAAGGAATAGAATTACGAAGCGCACAGTTTTGTCCGAAACAGCTCAAATATTTGATCCACTTGGGCTCATCGGTCCGGTTATAACTACGGCAAAATTATTTATGCAGCGTATTTGGCAATTACAGTTAGAATGGGATGAAACTCTTCCACAAGATTTACATACTCAGTGGACAACATTTCGTTCAGAACTCGTAATAATTAGTTCGTTTTCTATCCCGAGACGTGTAGTATGTGACAATGTTCAGCAGGTAGAGTTACATGGATTTTCAGATGCTTCCGAAAAGGCGTATGGAGCCTGTGTATACCTGCGAACATGGGACACAAGTGGGATTTGGACCGTTCGCTTATTGTGTGCAAAGTCTCGCGTCGCACCTTTGAAGTCGATTTCGTTACCACGGCTTGAGTTGTGTGCAGCACTTCTTCTTGCTCAGTTAATTTCAAAGGTTAAAGACAGCATTCAATTAAATATTGATCAGATGTATTTTTGGTCCGATTCAACAATTGTTATAGCATGGCTTCGGGGACAGCCAATGAGATGGAAGACATTTGTAGCTAATCGAATTTCTGAAATTCAAGACTTAACAGATATTGATAGTTGGAAACATATATCGTCATCAGATAACCCAGCTGATGTAATTTCAAGAGGAACTTCTCCTAAAAATTTAAAGGATAATTCATTATGGTGGTTTGGGCCTGCTTGGCTCATTCAAGATATTAGTCAATGGCCTTCTGCAAATGAAGCGATTCCAGAAATTGTACCCGAAGAAAGAAAAGGTCAAACAGGATTTATCTCTTCCCTATCAGCAGTTCCAAGGCAAACAGTTGATATTTTTTTGAAATATTCTTCCTTTACGAAATTACGTCGCGTCACCGCGTATTGTTTAAAATTCATTCGAACTACATTAGAACGGGTTCATAGTAGTAAGAATCGTGGAATACAGGTAAACGTCCAAGGAAATAGAACGCATAAACCGTTGACAACAGATGAGTTATTAGATGCACAAATAGTTTTGATAAAACTCGTTCAAGAAGAATCATTTGCTAAAGAATTGGATTCGTTGAAGGCAAATAAACTATTACCATTAAAAAGCAAGTTGATACTGTTAAACCCATTCTTAGATGAAAGGGGAGTGATTAGGGTGGGCGGTAGACTCAGAAATGCACCAACGAATTTTGATCAGAAACATCCAGTCATTGTACCAATGAATCATCCATTTACGACATTGTTAGTCAAACACGAGCATCATAGACTTTTGCACGCAGGTATTCAACAGACACTGGCATCGTTAAGATCTCGCTTTTGGATATTGTCAGGCAAAAGtgtagttaaaaaaaaaaaaaaaaaaaaaatattgcgtAAATGTGTTAGGTGTTTTAGAGCTACACCAACTGGCATTAGTTACGTTATGGGAAATCTACCTGCGTCACGAGTGACTCCTGCCCGTCCGTTTAATACCTGTGGTGTCGATTACGCAGGTCCATTTTTATTAAAGGAACGCGGCCGTAGCAAAATAACATATAAGTCGTATATTTGTATATTCGTATGTTTTGTTACAAAGGCAATCCACATAGAACTTGCGACTGACTTGAGCACTGAAGCTTTCTTAAATTGTTTATATCGATTCATAGCGCGTAGAGGACGGATTCGTTGTATTTATTCGGACAATGGCACAAATTTTGTAGGCGCGAAACACGAACTTAATGAAATTTCAAAATTGTTAAATAATAGAGCACATAATGAACGTGTAGAGAATATCTTATCGCAAGAAGATATACAGTGGCATCTCATACCTCCATATTCTCCGCATTTTGGAGGGCTCTGGGAAAGTGCAGTCAAGTCTACGAAGTATCATTTAAAACGAGTCATAGGCGACCAACGTTTAACATTTGAAGAATTGTACACAATTCTAACGCAAATTGAGGCCTGTCTTAATTCTCGTCCTCTTCAACCCCTATCCAACGATCCCACTGATCTTACACCGTTAACTCCAGGTCATTTTTTAGTTGGTGACGCTTTAACAGCTCCTCCACAAGTTGATCTTTTGCATATTAAATTAAATAGATTAAATAGATACCAATTAGTACAACAAACTGTTCAACATTTCTGGAAGCGGTGgcagcaggaatatttgcatgaACTTCAACAACGTTACAAGTGGCAAATGaacaattccagtgatataagaaTTGGTATGTTAGTAGTTATTCGTGAAGACAATACTCCACCCTTAAGGTGGCGACTTGGACGAATTGTAGAGCTCCATCCAggttcagatggtatagttcgtGTAGTTTCGATTAAAGTTCCAGAAGGAATTATAAAGAGACCATCTACTAAAATTTGCGTTTTACCAATCGAAGAAGAAAGCGCAGATACTTCAACATGA